In Phreatobacter cathodiphilus, the genomic window CCGCACCGAGCCCGGCCTGGCGGTGAGCAACACGCCCACCCGCGTCGGCGCCGGCTCCTTCTTCATCCGCGGCATCGGCGACAACCGCGTCCGCCTCGAGGTCGACGGCCTGCGCGTTCCCGACTATCCCGGCTCCAATGCCGGCGCCGGCCTCTACACCCGCGACATCATCGACTACGACAGCCTGAAGGCGGTCGAGATCATCCGTGGCCCCGCCTCCGCCCTCTACGGCTCGGACGCGATCGGCGGCGTCGTCACCTTCGTGACCAAGGATCCGGGCGACTACCTGCGCGAGGTCGGCCGCGACTGGTATGCCGGCACGAAGCTCTCCTTCGACAGCGTCAACCGCTCCTTCGCCCACACCTATACGGGCGCCGCCCGCCGCGGCCCGTTCGAGTTCCTTCTGCAGTACACCCGCCGCGACGGCACCGAGACGCTGATCAACTCGGACACCCGCCGGGCCAATCCGCAGACCTTCCAGTCCAACAACATCCTGACCAAGCTGATCTACGAGACCCCGGATTCGGGTCGCTGGCGCCTGACCGGCGAGGCGACCTGGCGCGGCTACTCCACCGACATCGTCTCGGCGCGCACCTCGACCATCACCCAGCAGATCGCCCACGACACCAACAAGCGCTTCCGGCTCAGCCTCGACTGGACGCAGCAGCTCTCCTGGGCCATCGCCGACGAGATCAAGCTGGCGGCCTATGCCACCGATTTCGACCGGCAAGAGCATCTCGACGAGTACCGCCGCTCCGGCGTCGTGGCGCCGGCCCCGGCGAACCGCCTGCGCGCCTCCGATTTCGACTTCCGCCAGCAGATCTTCGGCGCCAATGCGCAGTTCACGGCCCAGCGCCAGTGGGGCGGCTGGGAGCACCGGTTCATCTACGGCGCCACCGTCGACTTCACCATGACCTCGCGCCCGCGCAACCGCACAGAGACGGACCTGACCACGGGCCTTCCGATTCCGGGGACGATCGGCGGCGAGACCTTCCCGAACAAGAACTTCCCCGACACCCACACGACCCAGGCGGCGTTCTACATCCAGGACATCATGCAGTGGGGCGCCCTGCGCATCATCCCGGCCGTGCGCTTCGACTACTACCACCTGACGCCGAAGCCCGATCAGGCCTTCTACAACTCCAACCCCGGCTTCGCGATCGGCAACGTCTCGGCCTTCGCCGTCTCGCCCAAGCTCGGCGCCACCTATGACCTGACCGAGAACTTCCGCGTCTTCGGCCAGTACGCCCGCGGCTTCCGCGCGCCGCCCTACGACAATGCCAACTTCGCCTACCGCAACACCGCGCAGTTCTACGAGAT contains:
- a CDS encoding TonB-dependent hemoglobin/transferrin/lactoferrin family receptor, whose translation is MYLRHARQALMASVSIMVLGTGPVLAQSESRPADARTPSAQDEITVSAERTPSTVYNSPGTVTVITERQIDQNMVQGPRDVVRTEPGLAVSNTPTRVGAGSFFIRGIGDNRVRLEVDGLRVPDYPGSNAGAGLYTRDIIDYDSLKAVEIIRGPASALYGSDAIGGVVTFVTKDPGDYLREVGRDWYAGTKLSFDSVNRSFAHTYTGAARRGPFEFLLQYTRRDGTETLINSDTRRANPQTFQSNNILTKLIYETPDSGRWRLTGEATWRGYSTDIVSARTSTITQQIAHDTNKRFRLSLDWTQQLSWAIADEIKLAAYATDFDRQEHLDEYRRSGVVAPAPANRLRASDFDFRQQIFGANAQFTAQRQWGGWEHRFIYGATVDFTMTSRPRNRTETDLTTGLPIPGTIGGETFPNKNFPDTHTTQAAFYIQDIMQWGALRIIPAVRFDYYHLTPKPDQAFYNSNPGFAIGNVSAFAVSPKLGATYDLTENFRVFGQYARGFRAPPYDNANFAYRNTAQFYEILPNFGLRPETVDSFEAGLRGRFADGSSFQVSGFYNLYKDFIDTVTVCAPPTCTLTTFQYQNVSSVRIWGFEARGEYRMTPEWSFHGALAYANGTNQTTGAPIDSVDPLTGVASVRYTSPHNWQIEARMKAALAKTRVSAANIYQPGGYATFDLLGSYEINKNLTLRAGIFNIFNASYFNAIDVAGLTSNNANLELFRAPGRSVSASLSAKF